Proteins encoded within one genomic window of Triticum aestivum cultivar Chinese Spring chromosome 2D, IWGSC CS RefSeq v2.1, whole genome shotgun sequence:
- the LOC123054738 gene encoding anthocyanidin reductase ((2S)-flavan-3-ol-forming) — protein sequence MAPAEGNVSRKTACVTGGSGYIASALVKMLLEKGYAVKTTVRNPDDAEKTAHLKALAALGPLEVFRADLNEEGSFDDAVAGCDYAFLVAAPVTLLPENPEEEVIQPAIQGTLNVMRSCVKAGTVKRVVLTSSTAAISSRPLEGDGHVLDEESWSDVEYLRANKIGTWAYPASKVLAEKAAMAFAEEKGLSLVTVCPVVVVGRAPATKVTTSVPEILSLISGDDDMVDRLELIEQASGSIPLVHIEDVCRAEIFAAEEATSGRYIVCTLNTSGVALAHFLAAKYPQYEINTDHIGGLPEKPRVCIWSDKLVKEGFQYKYNNLDEIYDDVVVYGRALGVLPY from the exons ATGGCGCCGGCGGAAGGGAACGTGAGCAGGAAGACGGCGTGCGTCACCGGAGGCAGTGGGTACATCGCGTCGGCGCTCGTCAAGATGCTGCTGGAGAAGGGCTACGCCGTGAAGACCACCGTCAGGAACCCCG ATGACGCGGAGAAGACCGCGCATCTTAAGGCCTTGGCGGCGCTCGGCCCCTTGGAGGTCTTCCGCGCCGACCTGAACGAGGAGGGCAGCTTCGACGACGCCGTCGCCGGCTGTGACTATGCCTTCCTCGTCGCCGCTCCGGTGACCCTCTTGCCGGAGAACCCTGAG GAAGAAGTGATCCAGCCGGCGATTCAGGGAACCCTGAACGTGATGAGGTCGTGCGTGAAGGCGGGGACGGTGAAGCGCGTGGTCCTGACGTCGTCGACGGCCGCCATCTCCAGCCGGCCGCTGGAAGGTGACGGCCATGTCCTGGACGAGGAATCCTGGTCCGACGTGGAGTACCTCAGGGCCAACAAGATCGGTACTTGG GCGTACCCTGCCTCGAAGGTGCTCGCGGAGAAGGCGGCGATGGCGTTCGCGGAGGAGAAGGGCCTCAGCCTGGTCACCGTGTgccccgtcgtcgtcgtcggcaGGGCCCCGGCGACAAAGGTGACGACCAGCGTCCCCGAGATCCTCTCCTTGATATCCG GCGACGACGACATGGTCGACAGACTGGAACTCATCGAGCAGGCGTCGGGGTCGATCCCGCTGGTCCACATCGAGGACGTGTGCCGCGCCGAGATattcgccgccgaggaggccacgTCGGGGCGGTACATCGTCTGCACCCTCAACACCTCCGGCGTGGCGCTCGCCCACTTCCTGGCGGCCAAGTACCCGCAGTACGAAATCAACACAGATCA CATTGGTGGTCTTCCGGAGAAGCCCAGGGTGTGCATTTGGTCGGACAAGCTCGTCAAGGAAGGGTTCCAGTACAAGTACAATAACCTGGACGAGATATACGACGACGTCGTCGTGTACGGCAGGGCCTTGGGAGTCCTTCCATATTGA